The following coding sequences are from one Triticum aestivum cultivar Chinese Spring chromosome 5A, IWGSC CS RefSeq v2.1, whole genome shotgun sequence window:
- the LOC123107354 gene encoding 4-hydroxyphenylacetaldehyde oxime monooxygenase-like — MDISLPLLLLAGILIPVVSYLLVKKRITEEGRLKLPPGPKRVPVLGNLHQLGPLPHRNLRNLAGRHSPVMLLRLGTMTTVVVSSAAVARDVMKAHDADCCSRPASPGPARLSYGRKSISFSPYGAYWRDMRGLFAAELLGACSVGAAWAARREQVDRLMAALGDAAGPVSLDEHVFRVADGMIAMVAYGSVYGAEAFAGKYERFQHVLQEAMDMSASFSAEDFFPNTAGRLLDRLAGIVARRERIFRDLDNFFEEVLEQHQDPACPRPESGGSNLVDALVRICEEHGFTRDHVKAVLLDAFIGGVDTSSVTILWAMSELIRKPQVLKKAQEEIRVVVAGNEQRVQPDDLPKLTYLKMVVKETLRLHPPITLLLPRETLQRVEIGGYDVPAGSRVLVNAWAIGRDPVSWGQDAEELEPERFEAGGRHGKVDFRGTHLELMPFGAGRRICPALVMGVANVEFTLANMLYGFEWELPEGTLAEEVSLEEAGRLTFHRKTPLVLVPTPYVV, encoded by the coding sequence ATGGATATCTCACTACCCCTCCTCCTCCTAGCCGGCATCCTCATCCCCGTCGTCTCGTACCTGCTGGTGAAGAAGCGCATCACCGAGGAAGGGCGGCTGAAGCTGCCGCCGGGCCCGAAGCGGGTGCCGGTGCTCGGCAACCTGCACCAACTGGGCCCTCTACCACATCGCAACCTGCGCAACCTGGCCGGGCGGCACAGCCCCGTCATGCTACTCCGCCTCGGCACGATGACGACGGTGGTGGTCTCGTCCGCGGCTGTGGCGCGCGACGTCATGAAGGCCCACGACGCCGACTGTTGCAGCCGCCCCGCGTCTCCGGGACCCGCGCGGCTCTCCTACGGGCGCAAGAGCATCTCCTTCTCGCCATACGGCGCCTACTGGCGCGACATGCGCGGACTCTTCGCCGCGGAGCTCCTCGGCGCGTGCAGCGTCGGAGCCGCCTGGGCCGCACGGCGGGAGCAGGTGGACAGGCTCATGGCCGCCCTGGGTGACGCTGCAGGGCCGGTGTCGTTGGACGAGCACGTGTTCCGTGTCGCCGACGGCATGATCGCCATGGTGGCGTACGGGAGCGTGTACGGCGCGGAGGCGTTCGCGGGCAAGTACGAGCGGTTCCAGCACGTGCTACAGGAGGCCATGGACATGTCGGCCAGCTTCTCCGCCGAGGACTTCTTCCCCAACACCGCCGGCCGCCTCCTTGACCGGCTCGCCGGCATCGTCGCGCGCCGGGAGAGGATCTTCAGAGACCTTGACAACTTCTTCGAGGAAGTGCTGGAGCAGCATCAAGACCCCGCGTGCCCCAGGCCGGAGAGCGGCGGCAGCAACCTGGTGGATGCCCTCGTCAGAATCTGCGAGGAGCACGGCTTCACGAGGGACCACGTCAAGGCTGTCCTCCTGGACGCGTTCATCGGCGGCGTCGACACGAGCTCTGTGACGATCCTGTGGGCGATGTCGGAGCTGATCCGGAAGCCGCAGGTGCTGAAGAAAGCGCAGGAGGAGATCAGGGTCGTGGTCGCCGGCAACGAGCAGCGGGTGCAGCCGGACGACCTGCCGAAGCTGACCTACCTGAAGATGGTCGTCAAAGAGACCCTGCGGCTGCACCCGCCGATTACGCTGCTTCTGCCGCGGGAGACGCTGCAGAGGGTGGAGATCGGCGGCTACGACGTGCCGGCGGGGTCGCGGGTGCTCGTGAACGCGTGGGCCATCGGGAGGGACCCCGTGAGCTGGGGGCAGGACGCGGAGGAGTTGGAGCCGGAGAGGTTCGAGGCCGGCGGGAGGCACGGCAAGGTGGACTTCCGTGGCACTCACTTGGAACTGATGCCGTTCGGCGCCGGCCGGCGAATCTGCCCCGCACTGGTCATGGGGGTGGCGAACGTGGAGTTCACGTTGGCCAACATGCTGTACGGCTTTGAGTGGGAGCTGCCGGAGGGGACGTTGGCCGAGGAGGTGAGCTTGGAGGAGGCCGGTAGGCTGACCTTCCACCGCAAGACACCGCTGGTGCTCGTGCCTACCCCATACGTAGTGTGA